In Thermosynechococcus sichuanensis E542, a single genomic region encodes these proteins:
- the bchL gene encoding ferredoxin:protochlorophyllide reductase (ATP-dependent) iron-sulfur ATP-binding protein → MKLAVYGKGGIGKSTTSCNISVALARRGKKVLQIGCDPKHDSTFTLTGFLIPTIIDTLQAKDYHYEDVWPEDVIYKGYGGVDCVEAGGPPAGAGCGGYVVGETVKLLKELNAFDEYDVILFDVLGDVVCGGFAAPLNYADYCLIVTDNGFDALFAANRIAASVREKARTHPLRLAGLIGNRTSKRDLIDKYVEAVPMPVLEVLPLVEDIRVSRVKGKTLFEMAESDPSLNYVCDYYLNIADQILARPEGVVPKDAPDRDLFALLSDFYLNPQAAERPLAAV, encoded by the coding sequence GTGAAACTCGCAGTGTACGGTAAAGGCGGAATTGGCAAATCCACCACCAGTTGCAATATCTCAGTGGCGCTAGCGCGGCGGGGCAAAAAAGTCCTGCAAATTGGCTGTGACCCCAAGCACGACAGCACATTTACCCTGACGGGCTTTTTGATTCCTACCATCATTGACACGCTCCAAGCCAAGGACTACCACTACGAGGATGTCTGGCCAGAGGATGTCATCTACAAAGGCTATGGCGGTGTGGATTGTGTCGAAGCGGGTGGCCCCCCGGCCGGGGCAGGTTGTGGTGGCTATGTTGTCGGTGAAACGGTCAAGCTCCTCAAGGAACTCAATGCCTTTGATGAATACGATGTTATTCTCTTTGACGTTCTGGGGGATGTGGTCTGTGGTGGCTTTGCTGCCCCCCTTAACTATGCCGATTATTGCCTGATTGTTACCGATAATGGCTTTGATGCCCTCTTTGCGGCTAATCGCATTGCCGCCTCCGTCCGCGAAAAAGCGCGCACGCACCCCCTGCGCCTCGCGGGTCTCATTGGCAATCGCACCAGTAAGCGGGATCTCATTGACAAGTATGTGGAAGCCGTTCCCATGCCAGTCCTTGAGGTGTTGCCGCTAGTTGAGGATATTCGCGTGTCACGGGTCAAGGGCAAAACCCTCTTTGAGATGGCCGAAAGTGATCCCAGTCTTAACTATGTCTGTGACTACTACCTAAACATTGCCGATCAAATTTTGGCTCGGCCTGAGGGGGTGGTGCCCAAGGACGCCCCCGATCGCGATCTCTTTGCCTTGCTCTCCGACTTCTACTTAAACCCACAGGCGGCAGAACGGCCACTCGCAGCAGTCTAA
- a CDS encoding DUF5331 domain-containing protein yields MNPEQLRQSARSKWLAYYQENRHWIVRLAIWSTYRGQRRPSSSFILGVLTALEPRLLDALPVIVELSNDPDRIISALGLNFNPDEELANRDNPAQLPPEPRLLPPKPFVSNRAEEHREETAQSHQT; encoded by the coding sequence ATGAACCCTGAGCAACTACGGCAAAGCGCACGCAGTAAGTGGCTGGCCTACTACCAAGAAAACCGTCATTGGATTGTTCGCTTGGCGATTTGGAGTACCTATCGCGGTCAACGGCGCCCCTCCTCCAGTTTTATTTTGGGGGTGCTTACCGCCCTAGAGCCACGCCTCCTAGATGCCCTGCCCGTGATTGTCGAACTCAGCAACGATCCCGATCGCATTATTTCTGCCCTCGGTTTGAACTTCAACCCCGACGAAGAACTGGCCAATCGCGATAACCCTGCGCAACTGCCCCCAGAACCTCGCTTACTACCCCCCAAGCCCTTTGTCAGTAATCGGGCTGAGGAACATCGTGAGGAGACTGCTCAAAGTCATC